A single region of the Methanobacterium formicicum DSM 3637 genome encodes:
- a CDS encoding HXXEE domain-containing protein, with protein sequence MEDYNIIWKAGIAFIGPMLLVLLACFKYTDPSFTWLSFLFWALLPLLMIHETEEYVIRVNGGITEGGFQEYFNTKTFARLNPPRADYPLTNGYELFTNAFAWFFAITSALTIYITPWVGIGLIVFLFIMNGIMHTAIFQFTEKGPNPGFYTTWLILNPYSVVILFYAYTINAFTTLDYIVGIIFGFLVFLAFLLTTRSKLKSFELSQEPGESQK encoded by the coding sequence ATGGAAGATTATAATATAATATGGAAGGCGGGCATTGCTTTTATAGGTCCCATGTTATTGGTGCTTTTAGCATGCTTTAAATATACGGATCCTAGTTTCACATGGTTGTCATTCTTATTTTGGGCTTTGTTGCCATTGCTTATGATCCATGAAACCGAAGAATATGTTATTAGAGTTAATGGAGGAATTACTGAAGGTGGATTTCAAGAATATTTCAATACAAAGACTTTCGCTAGATTAAATCCTCCACGAGCGGATTATCCTCTAACTAACGGATATGAATTATTTACTAATGCGTTTGCATGGTTCTTTGCTATAACCAGTGCATTGACAATATACATAACACCGTGGGTTGGAATAGGTCTCATCGTATTCCTTTTCATAATGAACGGAATTATGCACACTGCAATATTCCAATTTACAGAGAAAGGACCTAATCCTGGCTTTTATACTACTTGGTTAATCTTAAACCCTTACTCAGTGGTAATACTATTCTATGCATACACAATCAATGCCTTTACTACATTGGATTATATCGTGGGCATTATATTCGGATTCCTAGTTTTCCTTGCATTTCTTTTAACCACAAGAAGTAAACTTAAGTCCTTTGAGCTATCACAAGAACCTGGAGAATCACAAAAATAA
- a CDS encoding MTH865 family protein yields the protein MGVKEEIHAQIVGALAGADFPIKTPEALLSSFPDGAETTCKSGDVELKAGDAGQVLTADDFPFKSAQDVADIIVERAGL from the coding sequence AAAGAAGAAATACATGCACAGATTGTGGGAGCACTGGCAGGAGCCGATTTCCCAATAAAAACACCAGAAGCACTGTTATCCTCATTTCCAGATGGGGCAGAAACCACCTGTAAATCAGGTGATGTTGAATTGAAAGCTGGAGATGCAGGACAAGTATTAACTGCAGATGATTTCCCATTCAAATCAGCCCAAGATGTTGCAGATATAATTGTTGAAAGAGCAGGGTTATAA